A DNA window from Argopecten irradians isolate NY chromosome 10, Ai_NY, whole genome shotgun sequence contains the following coding sequences:
- the LOC138332971 gene encoding uncharacterized protein isoform X4 — MRGIPVGSRIILISDGKGTPDQWCLSGDTVRPNDPKAKILVNSNMIAAGQLLQTSGNTLYCVPVGDYDERPLELIARLSGGDLIKSDIHARIVQHAQHQSAAANYVHECKDLEPGVDREPFLKAIIGVESTTPGEPNFEQSKMDTLTLAMKYTKRREMSLMFSGQGDVMDEVNSYMPCIGTRVRRGPTWHWGNQDSGGPGTVVGHDSESMVWVEWDLNGDRNTYHYIPGIHDVMVVDEERELTEHQRIAVGCKVKRGKDWLHGDQDGGEGNIGVVCRTRSAQFVHVRWPNKVIRRYRFGAGGRFEVELVGGRKPGGTSLTILPPRMRNGSTTDRSKETRIEMSVEDMNRRNQSK, encoded by the exons ATGAGAGGAATTCCTGTTGGTTCCAGAATTATCCTTATATCAGATGGTAAAGGGACGCCCGATCAATGGTGTCTCTCCGGAGATACTGTCAGACCGAATGACCCTAAGGCCAAAATTTTG GTTAATTCAAATATGATCGCCGCGGGTCAACTGCTGCAAACTTCAGGTAATACCCTGTATTGTGTCCCAGTCGGAGATTACGATGAA AGGCCATTGGAACTAATCGCGAGGCTGTCTGGAGGGGATCTAATTAAGAGTGACATACACGCTAGAATTGTACAACATGCACAGCATCAG AGCGCGGCCGCCAACTACGTCCATGAATGTAAAGATCTGGAGCCCGGTGTAGACCGCGAGCCTTTCCTGAAGGCCATTATAGGCGTGGAGTCGACCACTCCAGGAGAGCCAAACTTTGAACAGAGCAAG ATGGATACCCTAACACTTGCAATGAAGTACACGAAACGTCGGGAAATGAGCTTGATGTTTTCCGGTCAGGGTGACGTCATGGATGAGGTCAATTCGTACATGCCGTGTATTGGAACACGTGTCCGACGGGGTCCCACCTGGCACTGGGGTAACCAGGATAGTGGAGGTCCTGGGACCGTGGTCGGACATGATTCAGAAA GCATGGTGTGGGTTGAGTGGGATCTCAATGGTGACCGGAACACGTACCACTACATCCCTGGGATACATGACGTCATGGTCGTGGACGAGGAGCGGGAACTTACGGAGCACCAACGTATAGCAGTGGGGTGTAAAGTTAAACGAG GCAAGGACTGGCTACATGGCGATCAGGATGGGGGTGAAGGAAACATAGGGGTGGTGTGTCGAACTCGTTCCGCACAGTTTGTCCAT GTACGCTGGCCGAACAAAGTAATAAGAAGGTACCGTTTCGGAGCAGGCGGACGTTTTGAAGTGGAACTTGT TGGAGGAAGAAAACCCGGTGGCACGTCTCTGACTATACTGCCTCCCAGAATGAGAAATGGGTCTACGACAGACAGGTCAAAGGAGACTCGAATAGAAATGTCTGTGGAAGATATGAATCGTCGCAATCAGAGCAAATAA